The region TATAAAGTCATATCTTTGTGTTATTCATGCATGATAATATGATTGTAGTTTGTTTGATCTGTTCCAAAAAGACAGAGCTGCAATATTTGTTTTTGCTATGTCCTCTTATTCCTGGTCATGTCCTGGCAGAGATTTATAATTTGGCTTTGTCTTTGTAATGTTGTCATACTTGCTAAATGTAgtccagtcaagtcaagtctttatttatatagcactttaaacaaaatacattgcgtcaaagcaactgaacaacattcattaggaaaacagtgtgtcctggtggtcatctgagacaatgTCTTAACAGGGGATCTATATCTgggactctagttgtcctggtctccgctgtctttcagggatgtagaggtcctttctaggtgatggtccaccatctggtctggatacgtactggactcgggtgactgcagtgaccctctgatctggatacagactggatctggtggccatggCGACCTcgggaataagagagaaacagactaatattagcgtagatgccattcttttaatgatgtagcaagtacatcgggtggtatgggatgtgttcccggttccggtttaactaattaatgcagcctaaaattcCTTTAATAGATTTGGATATTAATagcatattagtatattatgtgtaagccaggttaaagagatgtaaactgcaagagtgtgactgcctcccgaacaatgctaTGTAGGTTATTctagagtttaggtgccaaataggaaaaggatctgtcaCCTGCAGTTGATTtagatattctaggtattatcaaattgcctgagttttgagaatgtagcggatgtagaggattataatgtaaaatgagctcattcaaatactgaggtgctaaaccattcagggctttataagtaataagctatagtttaaaatctatatgatgtttgatagggagccagtgcagtgttgacaggacatgctaatatggtcatactacCTAGTTCTAGTAAgaaagctgctgcattttggactagctgcaGTTTGTTTACGAAGCGTGCAGAACaacttgaggtcataaatgcatggattaacattcctgcatttgacattgagagcataggccccaactaagatatatttttgagatggaaaaatgcagtgttacaaatgctagaaatgtggctttctaaggaaagattgcgatcaaatagcacacctagcttcctaactgatgacaaagaactgacagagcagccatcaagacTTAAAGAGTGTTCTAAGTTATTACATGCAGattttttaggtcctataattaacacctctgtttttttttttttcagaatttagcagaaagaaattactcgtcatccagttttttatatcgaaaTATGCATTCTGTAACGGGCGTGCTTTGTCTTTAACAGTTTATGTAGGTTGGATGCACGTCCGTTAACTCTTGTATGTACTGCGTTGTGTTCTTGTGTTGAATGAAGGAAAGACGCAGACCACGACCAACTGCTGGTTTCTCTTTTAATAAAGGCGAAACAGCAAATTTGTTTCCTCTCAGCGAGCCTGGTGCAGactgtacaaataaacaacaaaaatataaggcTCTGTCACATGCAGTCTCCTCCACACAATATACAGGTCTCAAGCTCCTCCTCTCAGCTAGTCTGGCTGAAACTGCATATACATATACTGATAAAACTTAGTATTATCagcaaaaatacttttaaataaaaaatgtgaaaatgaactgaataaattataaaatgctcAATGTAGTTGACAACATGAATTTCTTTTACATGCTTAATACAACCAATGTAAACACTATGCCAGATGAATTATAATGAACATTATACACATACctgtacaaataaacaacaaaaatataaggcTCTGTCACATGCAGTCTCCTCCacacaatatacagttctcaAGCTCCTGTTAGCAGATAAACATACAGAAAATCCTGTAGACTAGCACGTGGAaacatgtctactttaaagcTTGCAAAATGTCTGTTTACAAGGTTTACGTTCAGTTGACACACTAACTGCATGTTCACAACCTCAAAACTTACATTTATACATGCATAAAACAAGGTTTGCATCATACAAAAccgaaataaatgtttaaaactgaaGAGCAAAATAACACATTACCTCCTCTCAGCTAGTCTGGCGCAAACTGAAAGAAGCGCGTGAATGACGCCACAAAGCCTGCGACACtcttaaagtgaaagtacagGTATTAACACTATGATCTGAATACAACATCCAGACATACATATTGGCAATAGAACACAtcttaaacatttagaaaacaatattCATCAGGATTTGGTGACATTTCAACCGTAAAAGTAAAGATATAATTTCAACCTGGTTAcaattccattagtttttcaaattggtgtgtttcactgggccgtgaagaaatatagagctgagtatcatcagcataacagtgaaagctaacaccatttttcctgatgatatctcccaagggtaacatataaagtgtgaagagtaggggccctagtactgagccttgaggtactccatactgcacttgtgatcgatatgatacatcttcattcactgctgcGAACTGATGGCggacgatttaaaccatgctaatgcacttccattaatgccaacgaagtgttcaagtctatgcaaaagaatgttatgGTCAAttttgtcaaatgcagcactaagatccaataaaactaatagagagatacaaccacgatcagatgataagagcaggtcatttgtaactctaaggagagcagtctcagtactatgatatggtctaaatcctgactggaaatcctcacatataccatatATAAAAGTAGTTTGACCACTAGCATGCAGGCACTGTACataatgtggaaatatttgcttaatgccacccaaatgttcatgcaaaaaaaagaaggtgtggtttcagtgaCCACAGTTAGTGGTGAGTTAGCAGCCATGTctaggcaaaagcaaaagcattttatttggccttccgaaagtagatgcatttaggaatctttaagattacttacaacagaagagcaaaacattttatggatgacgGTTTTGTGAACCTGTGAGAGGAAGTAATTCTGACTTTGTTAcatgacaatctggtgcttcttaATTAGCTACTATAAGTATGTTTTGATATAACTATTTGGTATTGAATTTTCAGATGTGGAGTTCTGCGTGTCACATGtatgtgagtgtgcgtgtgtgtatgagaAAGTGAGAGATAGGGtgacacagtggagtcagctgtcgaAACCGCccggtgtttggccaatcacaatgaactgggtcagttggccaatcaaaGCAGACTGCATTTGTCAGAAGGAGTGACTCTGTAGAAAATGACGCGTTTGAGAAAAGCGGGGCAGATACCTTAAAtagtgtacagtatttgaaaaattatgtcaacatattctgttacaccagatacacaaataattatctttaaaaaagcatcatatgacttctttaaatttacattaaactaTTCCATCTGGCTTCATCAATCTTTACCACATAGCCCCATCAAATGGATCAAGCACTTGTTATCATTTCAACTGAGCAGCAACAGTGTCTATCTAGTTCGCAGGTCATATTTCAGAGTCATAGATGTGGTCGAGCTTGTTCTGTCACATTGCGTGATTTAATAGTGTCATTTCATCACATGGATTTTATTGTGTGTTTCCCACGTGAAAAGGTAATTGCTTTTTATTCATTAAGATCTGTGAGACAATTTTAATacctttctttaaataaaaaaagtaagtaaaataaaataaaacaatttataaagtGCAATGTTCTATATGTTACTGTATGGACAAGTGAACTTAATCTGTCACACCTGCTGTCACTTCCTGAAACACCATCTCTCCACCTACAATCCGCCTCCTATTCGTTTCCTATAAATTTCCTTGGGATCATAAAAATAACATCCAAAGTTCGTGACTGGAAAAACCTGATTCCTCTAAGCCAGAGTCCACAAAGGTGTGCCATCTCTGTAAAGCACAAAGAAGATAGGACAGTCTAAAGATTTCAAACAGAACAATGCAGCCGCAAGAAGACTGGAATACATCAGAAAAATCCAAGCTGTTGCAGCCTGGGCCACCACCACCATACCACGACGATCTTAGACAGCCTCCTCCAGGGAACTTCCAGAGCACTTCTGGCTATCAAGCCCAGCAATATGGAGCTTCAGGGCCACACGGCCAAGGACCGTATCCAGGACAAGCTGCTGTCACTGTGCAACCTGCAGTTTATGTGACTCGACTGGTGTATCCAATGCCAGATTACCTGGGCTATTCCATCTTCACCATGCTGTGCTGCTGCTTACCTCTGGGCATTGCTGCACTGGTTTTCTCTATCAATGTGAgaaatagtttatttcttaacCTATTTCAAACTGTTTATTTGTGTCATACAAATGAGATACACTAACCTTGTCCAGTCATAAAATACAATTTCTCTTGtttaactttaattaatttaaacctaattgtttttgttttgtaaaagctAAAAGATCTTTTCCACTAAAATcactttaattttaaaacaaagttAATCCAAAAATAATGATGTCATCATCATTCACTCATaccgtgtcattccaaacccgtaaatctttctttcttttgtggaccataaaataatatgtttataaaaaataaaaaatgtctttgtttttgtcCAGCGTAGGTgattaaatgattacattttcattttggagtaaAGGCTTAATGAACAACACTTTGTTGATTCAGAGAAATGGATAGATCATAGATGGTTAttcacatttataaaaacatttaaaacaaaagagagaaaaccaTAAGAGCTCTGATCACATGATGACTGTCACATGAATGTCAACTTTCAAAACAAAAGTTCACTCGTGTAACTTCCTCATAACTGACATGATTGGACAAAGATAGTTAGAGTTTCTAAACTTACCTCATTTACAAAGCAGATGCTTGCCttcattttaataaacatattttgttcCTGTAAGTTGTGTGAATTTTTGTTATTGCGAAAGAGTTGTCCCAATTTACGTCAGCTTTTGTCACTAAAACACATTCCTTGTGtataaacatacctggcaataaagctcattctgattctgattctgatttaacCATTGCTTTGTGCACATCTGTGAACTTTCTCTATGCAAAGTTACTAAAGCATGTCTTTGTTGTTCTGCAATATCCTATAGTTCACTTTATTAAAGGCACAGAATGATTTCAGAAAAAGGGAATGCAATACATGATGGTTCAGATTAAGAAACTGAAACCATTCCGGTATGTAACATGCAACTCGCATGAAACTTGCCCTGTGTGTCCATTATTGCATAAAAGGAGATAGCAAAATagcaattttaacatttattgatttatgaaGAAACATGGTAGGACACAGGGCGCATCACACCTTTACTACTATAATGTAATAACTACaaagaacatttgctgaaaaacagATGTGGCATAACTGACatagttttctattt is a window of Carassius auratus strain Wakin chromosome 16, ASM336829v1, whole genome shotgun sequence DNA encoding:
- the LOC113116797 gene encoding synapse differentiation-inducing gene protein 1-like; protein product: MQPQEDWNTSEKSKLLQPGPPPPYHDDLRQPPPGNFQSTSGYQAQQYGASGPHGQGPYPGQAAVTVQPAVYVTRLVYPMPDYLGYSIFTMLCCCLPLGIAALVFSINTRNANMSGQQQLAEQNSRMAFTLNNTALGIGIVILVLYVTLIIVNTKHHSNP